One window from the genome of Paracoccus marcusii encodes:
- a CDS encoding DUF6280 family protein, with the protein MRDFVDGSAFNFEQGQRARKLFAAVVLAALDDAIADDKKYGNGPEQIARWARSRDGREVLSCAGIDPNERVVKGLMEFVSKGVRTSVALSREESERRMAAEAEEAEAA; encoded by the coding sequence ATGCGCGATTTTGTCGACGGCTCGGCCTTCAATTTCGAACAGGGCCAGCGTGCCCGCAAGCTGTTTGCAGCGGTGGTGCTGGCAGCCTTGGATGATGCCATTGCGGATGACAAGAAATACGGCAACGGCCCCGAACAGATCGCCCGTTGGGCGCGCTCGCGCGATGGACGCGAGGTGCTGTCGTGCGCCGGGATCGACCCGAACGAGCGTGTGGTCAAGGGTCTGATGGAATTCGTGTCCAAGGGCGTGCGCACCTCGGTCGCGCTGTCGCGCGAGGAGAGCGAGCGCCGCATGGCCGCCGAGGCCGAGGAAGCCGAAGCCGCCTGA
- the efp gene encoding elongation factor P — protein MPKINGNEIRPGNILEHDGGLWGAVKVNHVKPGKGGAFAQVELKNLRDGRKLNERFRSEDKVERVRLDQKDQQFLYESDGKLVFMDSETFEQTELDADLLGDRRPFLQDGMTATIEYYGEEALSVSIPQKVTCTVAETEPVVKGQTAANSYKPAILDNGVRIMIPPFVGEGEAIVVNTEMFEYSERA, from the coding sequence ATGCCCAAGATCAACGGCAATGAAATCCGCCCCGGCAACATCCTGGAACATGACGGGGGCCTGTGGGGCGCCGTCAAGGTGAACCACGTCAAGCCCGGCAAGGGCGGCGCCTTTGCCCAGGTCGAATTGAAGAACCTGCGCGACGGTCGCAAGCTGAACGAGCGTTTCCGGTCAGAGGACAAGGTCGAGCGCGTCCGCCTGGACCAGAAGGACCAGCAGTTCCTGTACGAATCCGACGGCAAGCTGGTCTTCATGGACAGCGAGACCTTCGAGCAGACCGAACTGGACGCCGACCTCTTGGGCGACCGCCGCCCCTTCCTGCAGGACGGCATGACCGCCACCATCGAATATTACGGCGAGGAGGCCCTGTCGGTCTCGATCCCGCAGAAGGTCACCTGCACCGTCGCCGAGACCGAGCCGGTCGTGAAGGGCCAGACCGCCGCCAACAGCTACAAGCCGGCGATCCTGGACAACGGCGTGCGCATCATGATCCCGCCCTTCGTGGGCGAGGGCGAGGCGATCGTCGTCAACACCGAGATGTTCGAATACAGCGAACGCGCCTGA
- a CDS encoding pyridoxal-phosphate-dependent aminotransferase family protein, translating to MSLAPGPDLIAIPGPSPVPARVLNAAHRASPDIYADDLAQVNLQVMAQLKRLAGTRANLAPYIGNGHAGWEAASANMFAPGDLALVLTSGHFGRSWAEMTEGLGVSVERLDFGALAPDPARLAARLAQDPQGRIRAVMVCQTDTASATLADIRAIRAAMGDHPALLVVDAIASLGCAPMRMDDWGVDVLIAASQKGLMCPPGTVFVWFSDRAAARGRTSLTSPWWDWHLRAGSDALWRWWGGTPPVQQIFALSEALTMILDEEGLEATWARHDRLARATWAAVDAWSVGGGIRLSVADPAARACSVTAVTLPGADALRAWVTRECGVTLGVGLGAPDPSGALRIAHMGHTNAGVLLGTLGAIEAGLTALGIPHGTGALETAAASIARSAGTADGGRH from the coding sequence ATGAGCCTTGCCCCCGGACCCGACCTGATTGCCATTCCCGGACCCTCGCCGGTGCCGGCCCGCGTGCTGAACGCGGCGCACCGCGCCTCGCCGGACATCTATGCCGACGATCTGGCGCAGGTGAACCTGCAGGTCATGGCGCAGCTGAAGCGCCTGGCGGGGACGCGGGCAAACCTGGCGCCCTATATCGGCAACGGCCATGCCGGCTGGGAGGCGGCGTCGGCCAACATGTTCGCCCCCGGCGACCTGGCGCTGGTGCTGACCAGCGGCCATTTCGGCCGGTCCTGGGCCGAGATGACCGAAGGTCTGGGCGTCTCGGTCGAGCGGCTGGACTTCGGCGCGCTTGCCCCCGATCCCGCGCGCCTGGCGGCCCGCCTGGCCCAGGACCCGCAGGGCCGCATCCGCGCCGTGATGGTGTGCCAGACCGACACGGCCAGTGCGACCCTGGCCGACATCCGCGCGATCCGGGCGGCGATGGGCGATCACCCGGCGTTGCTGGTCGTGGATGCCATCGCGTCTTTGGGCTGCGCGCCGATGCGGATGGACGACTGGGGCGTCGACGTGCTGATCGCCGCCAGCCAGAAAGGGTTGATGTGCCCGCCCGGCACGGTCTTCGTGTGGTTTTCCGACCGGGCGGCGGCGCGCGGGCGGACGTCGCTGACGTCTCCATGGTGGGACTGGCACCTGCGCGCGGGGTCGGACGCGCTGTGGCGCTGGTGGGGCGGCACGCCGCCCGTCCAGCAGATCTTCGCCCTGTCCGAGGCGCTGACGATGATCCTGGACGAAGAAGGGCTGGAGGCAACTTGGGCGCGCCACGACCGACTGGCCCGCGCCACCTGGGCCGCGGTCGACGCCTGGTCGGTCGGCGGCGGCATCCGCCTGTCGGTGGCCGATCCCGCCGCCCGGGCCTGTTCGGTGACCGCGGTGACGCTGCCCGGGGCCGACGCGCTGCGGGCTTGGGTGACACGCGAATGCGGCGTGACACTGGGCGTGGGCCTGGGCGCGCCCGACCCGTCGGGTGCGCTGCGCATCGCGCATATGGGCCACACCAACGCGGGCGTCCTGCTGGGCACGCTCGGCGCGATCGAGGCCGGGCTGACCGCCCTTGGCATCCCGCACGGAACCGGCGCATTGGAGACGGCGGCGGCCAGCATCGCCCGTTCGGCAGGAACCGCCGACGGCGGCCGGCACTGA
- a CDS encoding MBL fold metallo-hydrolase, which yields MTVLSRRHLMLTAAGAAVAMPFLGRGLVFAQEPAAAAIPAFLPTVHTRILGNTTVTTIADGHFDFAKDLVVNLDDAAYGAALRAAYLDPEQPIRVPVSVHLIRQGDQLTLVDAGGGSAFGPTTGHLAASLAALGVTPDQITRIVMTHLHPDHAGGLVGDAGAVFANAALHVNEDELAFWTDEATASAAPADVQPFFALARGVRDAYGDRVQTFAGEADLGGGITTMALPGHTPGHSGLRLSDGDAQMIILGDAAALAALQFRHPDAGVAFDTDAGQAATTRRNLLQMVTADRIAVAGTHLPFPGIGHVEARGDAFAWVPEDWFATRA from the coding sequence GTGACCGTCCTGTCCCGCCGCCACCTGATGCTGACCGCAGCGGGCGCCGCCGTCGCGATGCCGTTCCTGGGCCGCGGCCTGGTCTTTGCCCAGGAACCGGCCGCCGCCGCGATCCCGGCCTTTCTGCCGACCGTGCATACCCGCATCCTGGGCAACACCACCGTCACCACCATCGCCGACGGGCATTTCGACTTTGCCAAGGATCTGGTCGTCAACCTGGACGATGCGGCCTATGGCGCGGCCCTGCGTGCCGCCTATCTGGACCCCGAACAACCGATCCGCGTGCCGGTCAGCGTGCATCTGATCCGCCAGGGCGATCAGCTGACGCTGGTCGATGCGGGCGGCGGGTCGGCCTTCGGTCCCACCACCGGGCATCTGGCGGCCTCGCTTGCGGCATTGGGCGTGACACCCGACCAGATCACCCGGATCGTGATGACGCACCTGCATCCCGACCATGCGGGCGGACTGGTGGGCGATGCGGGCGCGGTCTTTGCCAATGCCGCGCTGCACGTCAACGAGGACGAGCTGGCCTTCTGGACCGACGAGGCGACGGCCAGCGCCGCGCCCGCCGATGTCCAGCCCTTCTTCGCGCTGGCCCGCGGGGTCCGCGACGCCTATGGCGACCGCGTCCAGACCTTTGCCGGAGAGGCCGACCTGGGCGGCGGCATCACCACGATGGCCCTGCCCGGCCACACGCCGGGCCACAGCGGCCTGCGCCTGTCGGATGGCGACGCACAGATGATCATCCTGGGCGATGCCGCCGCCTTGGCCGCGCTGCAGTTCCGCCACCCGGATGCCGGCGTGGCCTTCGACACCGACGCAGGCCAGGCGGCCACGACCCGGCGGAACCTGCTGCAGATGGTCACCGCCGACCGGATTGCGGTAGCGGGCACGCACCTGCCCTTTCCCGGCATCGGCCATGTCGAGGCGCGCGGCGACGCCTTCGCCTGGGTGCCCGAGGACTGGTTCGCGACCCGCGCATGA
- a CDS encoding YgfZ/GcvT domain-containing protein has protein sequence MSRQIIRLTGEDRLPFLQGLVTNDVARAPVWAAILTPQGKYLADFLVVPDGDALLIDVDARLADDLLRRLSMYKLRSKVALDLVDMPVARGTGPAPEGAVADPRHPALGWRHYGAAGDDGTDWDAIRVAHCIPETLVELIPNDTYILEAGFERLHGVDFRKGCYVGQEVTARMKHKTELRKGLTVLRIEGAAPVGTPITAEGREVGAVFTQSGGQAIAHVRHDRVAPEMQAGEARLFPL, from the coding sequence ATGAGCCGCCAGATCATCCGCCTGACCGGCGAGGACCGCCTGCCTTTCCTGCAGGGGCTGGTGACCAACGATGTGGCCCGTGCCCCGGTCTGGGCCGCGATCCTGACGCCGCAGGGCAAGTACCTGGCCGATTTCCTGGTCGTGCCCGACGGCGACGCGCTGCTGATCGACGTCGATGCGCGGCTGGCCGACGACCTGCTGCGCCGCCTGTCGATGTACAAGCTGCGCAGCAAGGTCGCGCTGGACCTTGTGGACATGCCCGTCGCACGCGGCACCGGTCCCGCACCCGAGGGTGCGGTGGCCGACCCGCGGCATCCGGCCCTGGGCTGGCGGCATTACGGCGCGGCGGGGGATGACGGCACGGATTGGGACGCCATCCGCGTCGCGCATTGCATCCCCGAGACATTGGTCGAGCTGATCCCGAACGACACCTATATCCTGGAGGCCGGGTTCGAGCGTCTGCACGGCGTGGATTTCCGCAAGGGCTGCTATGTCGGTCAAGAGGTCACCGCGCGGATGAAGCACAAGACCGAGTTGCGCAAGGGCCTGACCGTGCTGCGGATCGAGGGTGCCGCCCCTGTCGGCACGCCGATCACCGCCGAGGGACGAGAGGTCGGCGCGGTCTTCACCCAGTCCGGCGGGCAGGCCATCGCCCATGTCCGCCACGACCGCGTGGCCCCCGAGATGCAGGCCGGCGAGGCGCGGCTGTTCCCGCTGTGA
- a CDS encoding NAD(P)/FAD-dependent oxidoreductase, protein MRIVIVGGGQAAASMAARLRAKGHEGPLTVIGNEPAAPYQRPPLSKAYLLGQMGLDRLTLRAPEWWRDQGIALHLSETALSIDRAGQVLTTDRGTYSYDALALTTGAAPRRLPAAMGGDLPGTHVIRSLADVDALAPQMREGRRLVVIGGGYIGLEAAAVARKLGLEVTLIEAALRILGRVAAAQTADLIRALHRAHGVTILEGTGISRITGDDRATGVALTDGRQIDADLVIMGIGVLPETALAGAAGLDLDNGIATDLHGRTSDPSIWAAGDCASTPWQGGRLRLESVGGAIDMAECVADNMLGLTRDYVPKAWFWSDQFDAKLQIAGLNAGHDQVVTRAGQGDHAASVWYYRQGTLIAVDALNDARAYMIGKRLIEGGISPDPAAISTVADLKALMA, encoded by the coding sequence ATGCGCATCGTGATCGTGGGCGGGGGGCAGGCGGCAGCGTCGATGGCGGCGCGGCTGCGGGCCAAGGGCCACGAGGGGCCGCTGACCGTGATCGGAAACGAGCCCGCCGCCCCCTATCAGCGCCCGCCCTTGTCCAAGGCCTATCTGCTGGGCCAGATGGGGCTGGACCGCCTGACGCTGCGCGCGCCCGAATGGTGGCGCGACCAGGGGATCGCGCTGCACCTGTCTGAAACCGCGCTGTCCATCGACAGGGCGGGGCAGGTCCTGACGACCGATCGGGGCACGTATTCCTATGACGCGCTGGCGCTGACCACGGGCGCGGCGCCGCGGCGCCTGCCCGCGGCGATGGGCGGCGACCTGCCCGGCACGCATGTGATCCGCAGCCTGGCCGATGTCGACGCGCTGGCGCCGCAGATGCGCGAGGGGCGGCGCCTGGTGGTGATCGGCGGCGGATATATCGGACTGGAGGCGGCGGCAGTCGCGCGCAAGCTGGGCCTGGAGGTCACGCTGATCGAGGCGGCATTGCGCATCCTGGGCCGCGTCGCGGCCGCCCAGACCGCGGACCTAATCCGCGCGCTGCACCGGGCGCACGGCGTCACCATCCTGGAAGGCACAGGGATCAGCCGCATCACCGGAGACGACCGGGCGACCGGGGTCGCGTTGACCGACGGCCGGCAGATCGACGCGGATCTGGTGATAATGGGCATCGGCGTGCTGCCGGAAACCGCGCTTGCCGGCGCGGCGGGGCTGGATCTGGACAACGGCATCGCGACTGACCTGCACGGCCGCACGTCGGATCCGTCGATCTGGGCCGCGGGCGATTGCGCCAGCACGCCCTGGCAGGGCGGGCGGCTGCGGTTGGAGAGCGTGGGCGGGGCGATCGACATGGCGGAATGCGTGGCCGACAACATGCTGGGGCTGACGCGGGACTATGTGCCCAAGGCATGGTTCTGGTCGGACCAGTTCGATGCCAAGCTGCAGATCGCGGGTCTGAATGCGGGTCATGATCAGGTCGTCACGCGGGCGGGGCAGGGCGATCACGCCGCATCGGTCTGGTATTACCGGCAGGGGACCCTGATCGCGGTCGATGCGCTGAACGACGCCCGCGCCTACATGATCGGCAAGCGCCTGATCGAGGGCGGGATCAGTCCGGACCCGGCGGCGATATCGACCGTCGCGGACCTCAAGGCGCTGATGGCATGA
- the rsmD gene encoding 16S rRNA (guanine(966)-N(2))-methyltransferase RsmD, translated as MRIVGGTLRGLKLADLGAGDPAAHLRPTTDRVREAIFNLLINGTHGNPLPGARVLDLFAGTGALGLEALSRGAAHATLVDDGARAHALMRQNITKARVQDKTSLLRRDATRLGRHEGPRFDVVFLDPPYGQGRGEVALASAMRGDWIGAGAWIIWEESRPPMLPAGVTLLGRRSYGDTVVTLARVAGNEAA; from the coding sequence ATGAGGATCGTCGGCGGCACGCTGCGCGGCCTGAAGCTGGCAGACCTGGGCGCAGGCGATCCGGCGGCGCATCTGCGCCCCACGACCGATCGCGTCCGCGAGGCGATCTTCAACCTGCTGATCAACGGCACGCACGGCAATCCGCTGCCGGGGGCGCGGGTGCTGGACCTGTTCGCCGGGACCGGGGCGCTGGGGCTGGAGGCGTTGTCGCGCGGCGCGGCCCACGCGACCCTGGTCGATGACGGCGCCCGCGCCCATGCCCTGATGCGGCAGAACATCACCAAGGCCAGGGTGCAGGACAAAACCAGCCTGCTGCGCCGTGATGCGACCAGGCTGGGGCGGCACGAGGGGCCGAGGTTCGACGTCGTGTTCCTTGATCCGCCCTATGGCCAGGGGCGCGGAGAGGTCGCATTGGCCTCTGCCATGCGGGGCGACTGGATCGGCGCGGGGGCGTGGATCATCTGGGAGGAATCGCGCCCGCCGATGCTGCCCGCCGGAGTCACGCTGCTGGGCCGGCGCAGCTATGGCGATACGGTGGTGACCTTGGCGCGCGTCGCAGGCAACGAAGCTGCGTAA
- a CDS encoding peroxiredoxin, whose amino-acid sequence MTITAGDKLPQGQLLRVSEAGPETVDTADLMQGKVALFGLPGAFTGTCTNAHMPSFVRSADAFRAKGVSRIVCITVNDPFVAKAWADQTGATEAGIEVLADADGSMTKALGLNFTAPPVGFFGRCKRFAAYVQDGVVKSMDVEDSPGTCSVSAGEALLEKV is encoded by the coding sequence ATGACCATCACCGCCGGGGACAAGCTGCCCCAGGGCCAATTGCTGCGCGTGAGCGAGGCCGGCCCCGAGACCGTCGACACAGCCGACCTGATGCAGGGCAAGGTCGCCCTATTCGGCCTGCCGGGCGCCTTCACCGGCACCTGCACGAACGCGCATATGCCCAGCTTCGTGCGCAGCGCCGACGCGTTCCGCGCCAAGGGCGTGTCGCGCATCGTCTGCATCACCGTGAACGATCCCTTCGTGGCCAAGGCCTGGGCCGATCAGACCGGCGCGACCGAGGCCGGGATCGAGGTCCTGGCCGATGCCGACGGCAGCATGACCAAGGCCCTCGGCCTGAACTTCACCGCGCCTCCGGTCGGCTTCTTCGGCCGCTGCAAGCGCTTTGCGGCCTATGTCCAGGACGGCGTGGTCAAATCGATGGATGTCGAGGACAGTCCCGGCACCTGCAGCGTCAGCGCCGGAGAGGCCCTGCTGGAAAAGGTCTGA
- a CDS encoding DoxX family protein, which translates to MNSALNLTGRLLIAVLFIGGALQKVGDPTQVIRMIESLGLPGVLVWPVAAFNLVAGICLILGPRVRTWALLLAVYCIGTSWFHWQLRADPWQVTIVVKNWAVAGGLLILAAQGPGRWVRWR; encoded by the coding sequence ATGAACAGCGCCCTGAACCTGACGGGCCGCCTGCTGATCGCGGTCCTGTTCATCGGCGGCGCGCTTCAGAAGGTCGGCGATCCGACGCAGGTCATCCGCATGATCGAAAGCCTGGGCCTGCCCGGCGTACTGGTCTGGCCGGTCGCGGCCTTCAACCTGGTCGCGGGCATCTGCCTGATCCTGGGACCGCGCGTGCGGACCTGGGCGCTGCTGTTGGCGGTCTATTGCATCGGCACCAGCTGGTTTCACTGGCAGCTGCGCGCCGACCCGTGGCAGGTCACCATCGTGGTCAAGAATTGGGCCGTGGCGGGGGGCCTGCTGATCCTGGCGGCGCAGGGTCCGGGCCGGTGGGTGCGCTGGCGCTAA
- the dinB gene encoding DNA polymerase IV, whose product MTDPAPGPRKIIHIDMDAFFASVEQRDFPELRGKPVAVGGSAARGVVAAASYEARVFGVRSAMPSVTAARLCPDLIFVRHRFDVYKQVSQQIRDIFLDYTPLVEPLSLDEAYLDVTDYLDGRTATKIASQIRARIRETTGLTASAGVSYNKFLAKLASDQNKPDGLCVITPEQGPGFVLSLPVGKFHGVGPATAAKMQAMGIATGADLHAQDLDFLLRRFGKSGRYYWNIARGIDHRRVSPDRIRKSVGAENTYSADIMALEAALEALEPLAAKVWAAVARHELRGRTVTLKVKFSDFQQITRARSLGHAVASQDELLSIARDLAAGVLPDPRGARLLGVTLSGFEAPDDGPAQLSLFD is encoded by the coding sequence GTGACCGACCCCGCGCCGGGGCCCCGCAAGATCATCCATATCGACATGGATGCCTTCTTCGCCTCGGTCGAGCAGCGCGATTTTCCGGAACTGCGCGGCAAGCCGGTTGCCGTGGGCGGGTCTGCCGCGCGGGGCGTCGTGGCTGCCGCCAGCTATGAGGCGCGGGTGTTCGGGGTGCGGTCCGCCATGCCGTCAGTGACGGCGGCCCGGTTGTGCCCCGACCTGATCTTCGTGCGGCACCGGTTCGACGTCTACAAGCAGGTCAGCCAGCAGATCCGCGACATCTTCCTGGACTACACCCCCCTGGTCGAGCCTTTGTCCCTGGACGAGGCCTATCTGGACGTGACCGATTACCTTGACGGGCGCACCGCGACCAAGATCGCGTCCCAGATACGCGCCCGCATCCGCGAGACCACGGGCCTGACCGCCAGCGCGGGCGTCAGCTACAACAAGTTCCTGGCCAAGCTGGCATCCGATCAGAACAAGCCCGACGGTCTGTGCGTGATCACGCCAGAACAGGGGCCGGGCTTCGTGCTGTCCTTGCCGGTGGGCAAGTTCCACGGCGTGGGGCCCGCGACGGCGGCCAAGATGCAGGCGATGGGCATCGCCACCGGGGCCGACCTGCATGCGCAGGACCTGGACTTCCTGCTGCGGCGGTTCGGCAAGTCGGGGCGGTACTACTGGAACATCGCGCGGGGCATCGACCACCGCCGGGTCAGCCCCGACCGCATCCGCAAGTCGGTGGGGGCCGAGAACACCTATTCCGCCGACATCATGGCGCTGGAGGCGGCGCTGGAGGCACTGGAGCCCTTGGCCGCCAAGGTCTGGGCGGCCGTCGCGCGCCACGAGCTGCGCGGGCGCACCGTGACGCTGAAGGTCAAGTTCAGCGATTTCCAGCAGATCACGCGCGCCCGCAGCCTGGGTCATGCGGTGGCCTCTCAGGACGAGCTGCTGTCCATCGCGCGCGATCTGGCGGCGGGGGTGCTGCCCGATCCGCGCGGCGCGCGCCTGCTGGGTGTGACGCTGTCGGGGTTCGAGGCCCCCGATGACGGCCCCGCCCAGCTGTCGCTGTTCGATTAG
- a CDS encoding GNAT family N-acetyltransferase: MTDMMTLTTHPSIAAIAPEVWDALGDGNPFTTHRFLSALEQSRSVGTGTGWQPLHLTLERDGQIVAAAPLYAKSHSQGEYIFDHAWAQAYVRAGGRYYPKLQCAVPFTPATGARLLARDDEARAGLLAGLMQVAERLDVSGAHVTFCTEHEADLGEAAGFLPRVTQQYHWLNRGYASYDDFLGALSSRKRKDLRKERARAQAFGGTIRHLTGDDLRPHHWDAFWEFYQDTGARKWGQPYLTRAFFDRIQDTMRDDILLVLAEVDGRPIAGALNFLGPDAIYGRYWGCVADHAFLHFELCYHQAIDHAIAHGLGRVEAGAQGDHKLARGYEPVPIHSLHWVRDPGFLRALENYLDQERDAMGAEIEALAEFTPFRKGDPSP, translated from the coding sequence ATGACCGACATGATGACCCTGACCACCCATCCCTCGATCGCCGCCATCGCCCCAGAGGTCTGGGACGCTCTGGGCGACGGCAATCCCTTTACCACGCACCGCTTCCTGTCCGCGCTGGAGCAGTCCCGATCCGTGGGCACCGGCACCGGCTGGCAGCCGCTGCACCTGACGCTGGAGCGCGACGGGCAGATCGTCGCCGCGGCGCCGCTTTATGCCAAGTCGCACAGCCAGGGCGAATACATCTTCGACCATGCCTGGGCGCAGGCCTATGTGCGGGCGGGCGGGCGCTATTATCCCAAGCTGCAATGCGCGGTGCCCTTCACCCCCGCCACTGGCGCGCGCCTGCTGGCCCGCGACGACGAGGCCCGCGCGGGCCTTCTGGCTGGTCTGATGCAGGTGGCCGAGCGGCTGGACGTGTCGGGGGCGCATGTCACCTTCTGCACCGAGCACGAGGCCGATCTGGGCGAGGCGGCGGGGTTCCTGCCGCGCGTGACGCAGCAGTATCATTGGCTGAACCGCGGCTATGCCAGCTATGACGATTTTCTGGGGGCGCTGTCCTCGCGCAAGCGCAAGGATCTGCGCAAGGAGCGTGCCCGCGCGCAGGCGTTCGGCGGCACGATCCGGCACCTGACCGGCGACGACTTGAGGCCGCATCACTGGGACGCGTTCTGGGAATTCTATCAGGACACCGGGGCGCGCAAATGGGGGCAGCCCTATCTGACGCGGGCCTTCTTCGACCGCATCCAGGACACGATGCGCGACGACATCCTGCTGGTGCTGGCGGAGGTCGACGGCCGGCCCATCGCGGGGGCGTTGAACTTCCTGGGGCCGGACGCGATCTATGGCCGCTACTGGGGCTGCGTCGCGGATCACGCCTTTTTGCATTTCGAGCTGTGCTATCACCAGGCCATCGACCATGCGATCGCGCATGGGCTGGGCCGGGTCGAGGCGGGGGCGCAGGGGGATCACAAGCTGGCGCGGGGATATGAGCCGGTGCCGATCCATTCGCTGCACTGGGTGCGCGATCCGGGCTTCCTGCGCGCGCTGGAAAACTATCTGGATCAGGAACGCGACGCGATGGGCGCCGAGATCGAGGCGCTGGCCGAGTTCACTCCCTTCCGCAAGGGTGATCCGTCGCCGTGA
- a CDS encoding ABC transporter ATP-binding protein, with translation MALAFFLMTLEGSTLALISWMLKPLFDLVFIGKQPGAIWWVGAAIFGIFLLRAVTLVASRALLTTISLAVSTTMQTQLLAHILTLDSRFFRDNSPGAMIERIQGDTMAVQGVWATLITGATRDAISLVMLFGVALSIDPIWTLGALVGAPILIMPAAMVQKYIRRKVRQNRVNASLRATRLDEVLHGIASIRLNRAEADQTARFAAIVSRIRASETKVAATSSVIPALTDVVTGIGFVAVLALGGNQVMDGDRSVGDFMAFFTALALAFQPMRRLGGIAGVWQTAAASLERIYHVFDTRPTVVSGPRTAPPDTTEIVLDDVWLSYDGQVVLHGLSFTAKAGQTTALVGPSGAGKSTVFNLLTRMVDPDRGLVSLGGAPVSDYDLGVLRDQYSTVAQESALFDESLRDNILMGRPDASDADLQAALKAANVINFLDDGRTLDSPVGPRGSALSGGQRQRVAIARALLRDAPVLLLDEATSALDTASERLVQDALDHLSRGRTTLVIAHRLSTIRNADKIVVMESGRVVEQGSHDQLMAKGGAYARLVALQFGDNE, from the coding sequence ATGGCGCTGGCCTTCTTCCTGATGACGCTGGAGGGGTCCACCCTGGCGCTGATCAGCTGGATGCTGAAGCCGTTGTTCGACCTGGTCTTCATCGGCAAGCAGCCGGGCGCGATCTGGTGGGTGGGGGCGGCGATCTTCGGCATCTTCCTGCTGCGCGCGGTCACGCTGGTGGCCAGCCGGGCCTTGCTGACGACGATCTCGCTGGCGGTGTCCACGACGATGCAGACGCAGCTGCTAGCGCATATCCTGACGCTGGACAGCCGGTTCTTCCGAGACAATTCGCCCGGCGCGATGATCGAGCGGATCCAGGGCGACACGATGGCGGTCCAGGGGGTCTGGGCCACGCTGATCACGGGGGCCACGCGCGACGCCATCAGCCTGGTGATGCTGTTCGGGGTGGCGCTGAGCATCGATCCGATCTGGACGCTGGGGGCGCTGGTGGGCGCGCCGATCCTGATCATGCCCGCCGCGATGGTGCAGAAATACATCCGCCGCAAGGTGCGCCAGAACCGCGTGAACGCCAGCCTGCGCGCCACCCGGCTGGACGAGGTGCTGCACGGCATCGCCTCGATCCGGCTGAACCGGGCCGAGGCGGACCAGACCGCCCGCTTTGCGGCCATCGTGTCCCGCATCCGGGCATCCGAAACCAAGGTCGCGGCGACATCCAGCGTAATCCCGGCACTGACCGACGTGGTGACGGGCATCGGCTTCGTCGCGGTGCTGGCGCTGGGCGGAAACCAGGTGATGGACGGTGATCGCAGCGTCGGCGACTTCATGGCGTTCTTCACCGCGCTGGCGCTGGCGTTCCAGCCGATGCGCCGCCTTGGCGGGATCGCCGGCGTCTGGCAGACCGCCGCCGCCAGCCTGGAGCGCATCTATCACGTCTTCGACACCCGTCCGACGGTCGTGTCCGGCCCGCGCACCGCGCCGCCCGACACGACCGAGATCGTTCTGGACGACGTCTGGCTGTCCTATGACGGGCAGGTCGTGCTGCACGGGCTGTCCTTCACCGCCAAGGCCGGCCAGACCACCGCGCTGGTCGGCCCGTCGGGGGCGGGCAAGTCCACGGTCTTCAACCTGCTGACCCGGATGGTCGACCCAGACCGCGGCTTGGTCAGCCTGGGCGGCGCGCCGGTCAGCGACTATGACCTGGGCGTGCTGCGCGACCAGTATTCGACCGTGGCCCAGGAATCGGCTCTGTTCGACGAGAGCCTGCGCGACAACATCCTGATGGGCCGCCCCGACGCATCCGATGCCGACCTGCAGGCCGCGCTGAAGGCCGCGAATGTCATCAACTTCCTGGACGATGGCCGCACGCTGGACAGCCCCGTGGGCCCGCGCGGGTCGGCCCTGTCGGGCGGACAGCGCCAGCGCGTGGCGATCGCCCGGGCCCTGCTGCGCGACGCGCCCGTGCTGCTGCTGGACGAGGCGACCAGCGCCCTGGACACGGCCAGCGAACGTCTGGTCCAGGATGCGCTGGACCATCTGTCGCGCGGACGCACCACGCTGGTCATCGCCCACCGCCTGTCGACGATCCGCAACGCCGACAAGATCGTCGTGATGGAATCGGGACGGGTTGTCGAACAGGGCAGCCATGACCAGTTGATGGCCAAGGGCGGCGCCTATGCCCGCCTTGTCGCGCTGCAATTCGGAGACAATGAATGA